In one Flammeovirga yaeyamensis genomic region, the following are encoded:
- a CDS encoding class I SAM-dependent methyltransferase: MEYYKNKETVSEYIKMAAEVDGQELIDVLKHHLPKGLKVLELGTGPGTDFHILEKDYEVIGSDFSGEFLKRLKKRFAEGIFLNLDASTIETDEKFDGIYSNKVFQHLTDDQIKSSIYRQFEVLNEGGVVCHSMWYGEGDEIFKGMLVNYQDEKSLIQLFEPYFEVLVVEKYMEFEEGDSIRLIAKKLKS; this comes from the coding sequence ATGGAATATTATAAAAATAAAGAAACAGTCAGTGAGTACATCAAAATGGCTGCAGAGGTAGACGGACAAGAACTTATTGATGTCTTGAAACATCATCTACCAAAGGGATTGAAGGTACTCGAATTAGGTACAGGACCAGGTACTGATTTTCATATTTTAGAAAAAGATTATGAAGTAATTGGGTCTGATTTTTCGGGAGAATTTCTCAAAAGACTAAAGAAACGTTTTGCAGAGGGGATATTCTTAAATTTAGATGCGTCCACCATAGAAACTGATGAAAAATTTGATGGTATTTATTCCAACAAAGTCTTTCAACACCTTACGGATGATCAAATAAAATCATCTATTTATAGACAGTTTGAAGTCCTGAACGAAGGAGGTGTTGTTTGTCATTCGATGTGGTATGGTGAAGGAGATGAAATCTTCAAGGGGATGTTAGTTAACTATCAGGATGAAAAATCTTTAATTCAATTATTTGAACCTTATTTTGAAGTTTTAGTAGTCGAGAAATATATGGAGTTTGAAGAAGGAGATTCTATACGTTTGATCGCTAAAAAGTTAAAATCATAA
- a CDS encoding DUF2306 domain-containing protein: MMKSISIPVFKVIYYAAFIYFSYLMLLITLQYIPIQFDVAFLNLKEEEIQLPYYQIAFFGHVYSSIFVLVLGGFQFSKSIRIKFPSIHKHIGKIYVFLILLVSCPSGFIMALHANGDTFTKTSFVLQAVLWFWFTYKAFDYVRLKNWDLHQKFMLRSFALTLSAISLRLFKWIIVNTLATPPMDTYKFVAWLGWVFNIAVIELYFYIKEYRKVQINTL, encoded by the coding sequence ATGATGAAATCGATTTCCATTCCGGTTTTCAAAGTGATATACTATGCAGCATTCATTTACTTTAGCTATCTAATGCTGCTCATTACACTTCAGTATATCCCCATACAATTTGATGTCGCCTTTCTGAATCTCAAAGAGGAGGAAATTCAACTGCCCTATTATCAAATAGCCTTTTTTGGACATGTATATAGCAGCATTTTTGTACTTGTATTGGGTGGATTTCAATTTTCTAAATCCATAAGAATTAAATTTCCATCCATTCATAAACATATCGGAAAAATATATGTCTTCCTCATATTATTGGTGAGTTGTCCTTCCGGATTTATTATGGCATTACATGCTAATGGAGATACCTTTACAAAAACTTCTTTTGTTCTTCAAGCTGTTTTGTGGTTTTGGTTTACTTATAAAGCTTTTGACTATGTCCGATTAAAAAATTGGGATTTGCACCAAAAGTTTATGTTGAGGAGCTTTGCACTAACCCTTTCGGCAATTAGCCTTCGACTATTTAAATGGATTATAGTAAATACTTTAGCTACTCCTCCAATGGATACTTATAAGTTTGTAGCTTGGTTGGGGTGGGTGTTTAATATTGCAGTAATCGAACTATATTTCTATATCAAAGAATACCGAAAGGTTCAAATTAACACACTATAG
- a CDS encoding T9SS type A sorting domain-containing protein, giving the protein MFNYLFRLQSILTIVCFMFLAKNSNAATPEQTTFTFKVPSCVGTKSATAWVGNRVVIMIEGESPSSRSATTMNKVLDILDAMDAKFVEFSGLSNLPKQSSYKGLPVIEIVTDNCGYGGLAYHGTRGMSTGKVLFNEVYDAANSGRNAIHQVFLYETARNFYLTRFNNKFDWIMNDNASNWGWWTVGFNNAQAVMIPTSLNYELLYYGQSLAQFREGMVSKFEYYLNNTQYNFDNTWRKDRLPWRQQSSVNDLMTGMIIYSYENFGGDAWIKKVYRYLESNVVSDRSSRTSYQECRDNVYKIWSLSANRNLEDFFERDMRWVISSSAKSWVINRLGNNGGDNGGEEITGIAPKEGSVLKSNSVEFKWDLEGDSHWLYVGTSVGETDILNTGGEFTEKKYIVNNLPNTGTVYLRLWSKINNNWSYNDYTYTMSVDGNGGDNGSDNGEGTCDWVLQDGNALDIGAYENDTYVVGTDNYLYKSNGYNGFSLVDNSMRIKKVDVGQSGLWAINTDNRIYQYTNNTWVYRRGIGTDIAVGNNVYTIGTDGKVYKYLGDGWSSPYGTTLGTDIAAASDDRPWIRGTDGYVYQWLGSRWDKKGNLKIKDIAINPTKDEFVFVDTNNSVQKYVGSGTYEVLSGIGSRISITSDSKLWTVTSTNKIYHYTCDFATMSSSARSINSFENEVLNDDFNQVIFYPNPISNQKLNIKGLPLDKEVTISISNIQGQVIYNLSTTTKEIITLSLKESRVPHGIYILKIEMIDDVITTKIKVN; this is encoded by the coding sequence ATGTTCAACTATTTATTTAGACTTCAATCTATTTTAACGATTGTATGTTTTATGTTCTTGGCAAAGAATTCAAACGCCGCTACGCCAGAACAAACCACTTTCACATTCAAAGTACCTAGCTGCGTAGGTACAAAAAGTGCGACCGCTTGGGTCGGAAATCGTGTAGTAATTATGATAGAAGGAGAATCTCCTTCGAGTAGATCAGCTACAACCATGAATAAAGTGCTCGACATTTTAGATGCAATGGATGCTAAATTTGTTGAGTTCTCTGGCCTTTCGAACTTACCTAAACAATCAAGTTACAAAGGTCTTCCAGTGATAGAGATTGTTACTGACAACTGTGGTTATGGTGGTCTCGCCTATCATGGTACTAGAGGTATGTCGACAGGAAAAGTGTTATTTAACGAGGTGTATGATGCTGCAAATAGTGGCAGAAACGCCATTCATCAGGTTTTTCTTTATGAAACTGCCAGAAATTTTTACCTCACTCGATTCAACAATAAATTCGATTGGATTATGAACGATAACGCTTCCAATTGGGGATGGTGGACAGTTGGATTTAATAACGCTCAAGCTGTAATGATTCCTACTTCATTAAATTATGAATTACTTTATTACGGTCAGAGTCTAGCTCAATTTAGAGAAGGGATGGTAAGCAAATTTGAATATTACCTAAACAATACTCAATACAACTTTGATAATACCTGGAGAAAAGATCGATTACCATGGAGACAGCAATCTAGTGTAAACGATTTAATGACGGGGATGATCATTTATTCTTACGAAAACTTTGGTGGTGATGCCTGGATAAAAAAAGTATACCGCTACTTAGAAAGTAATGTTGTAAGTGACCGTTCAAGTAGAACTTCTTACCAAGAGTGTAGAGATAATGTTTATAAAATCTGGAGTTTGTCAGCTAATCGAAATTTAGAAGACTTCTTTGAAAGAGACATGAGATGGGTAATTAGTTCTTCTGCAAAATCATGGGTCATAAATCGTTTAGGAAATAACGGTGGCGATAATGGAGGTGAAGAAATAACAGGTATAGCTCCAAAAGAAGGTAGCGTACTTAAAAGCAACTCTGTTGAATTTAAATGGGATTTAGAAGGAGATTCCCATTGGTTATATGTAGGCACTTCGGTAGGAGAAACAGATATTCTTAATACTGGTGGAGAATTTACTGAGAAAAAATATATAGTAAATAATCTTCCAAATACAGGCACAGTTTACCTACGTCTATGGAGTAAAATCAATAATAACTGGTCTTACAATGATTACACCTATACAATGAGTGTTGATGGTAACGGAGGAGATAATGGAAGTGACAATGGAGAAGGAACTTGTGATTGGGTTCTTCAAGATGGAAATGCTCTTGATATTGGTGCTTATGAAAACGATACATATGTTGTCGGAACAGATAACTATTTATATAAATCAAATGGTTATAATGGTTTCTCTCTAGTAGATAACAGTATGAGAATCAAAAAAGTTGATGTCGGACAATCAGGATTATGGGCTATTAATACGGACAATAGAATTTATCAATACACCAATAATACTTGGGTTTATAGAAGAGGTATAGGTACCGACATTGCTGTAGGAAATAATGTTTATACTATTGGAACTGATGGTAAAGTGTACAAATATTTAGGTGATGGTTGGTCAAGTCCTTACGGTACTACACTTGGAACAGATATAGCTGCTGCTAGTGATGACCGACCTTGGATAAGAGGAACAGATGGATACGTATATCAATGGCTTGGGAGTAGATGGGATAAAAAAGGAAATCTTAAAATTAAAGATATTGCCATCAATCCTACAAAAGATGAATTTGTGTTTGTGGATACTAATAATTCTGTTCAAAAGTATGTCGGGAGTGGTACCTATGAGGTTTTATCAGGCATTGGATCTAGAATTTCTATCACTTCCGATTCTAAGTTATGGACAGTCACTTCAACAAATAAAATCTATCATTATACATGTGATTTCGCAACTATGAGTAGTTCAGCAAGATCAATTAATTCATTCGAGAATGAGGTATTAAATGATGACTTTAACCAAGTGATTTTTTATCCAAATCCTATTTCAAATCAGAAGTTAAATATTAAAGGACTTCCTTTAGATAAAGAAGTTACAATTAGTATATCAAATATTCAGGGACAAGTAATTTATAATTTATCTACTACTACTAAAGAAATAATTACGCTTTCACTGAAAGAAAGCAGAGTTCCCCATGGTATTTATATTCTTAAAATCGAAATGATTGACGATGTAATTACCACAAAAATTAAGGTGAATTAA
- a CDS encoding glycoside hydrolase family 3 N-terminal domain-containing protein: protein MMKKSIIYSIGILLMMSCQYQVNDQTISTINKKRTLGITAERSAAIEKKVVAIMDSMSLEVKVKTLMGESSDPLLKHGEAISGYNIKGATTLPQQIGISCSWNPELVKTNTGYTSRMMRSLGTTLALSPMLDVARNAKWGRMEESFGESEYLTARMGLAFIDGMQTNDLSKGVATTTKHFAGYGANNKDDRQFIEEILMPHEVAVKIGNTQSLMPGYHSYKDVPAHASEFLLQETLRKKWGFKGVIVSDYFAVKQIFTSYNYAKDKKGALVTALKNGVDLELPAGDCYKLIPEALSEGLITMEEVDRSVKRILTLKGKLGLLDGPLSIDENVELDSKEFRERAYISATQSIVLLKNDGILPIHQGVKKIALVGPNAASAESLLGDYTYQSLSLYWKKQPIDPTDPQLITLKGGLENRLDKDVQLMFERGCDWTTSSKNSIAKVKNNLGDEREKKVVELSSIPTTRADYLKALSIAQESDVIIAAMGENRYLCGESRSRKDIRLAGEQEQFVKDLITTGKPVVLIIFGGRPHVLNEIADDCAAIIQGWYPGEEGGNAMADILLGNVNPSGKMTVTVPRTNEQCPIYYGGAYKNKSPMYSFGHGLSYTKFDYQNFASDNAVTTKDEWIDLSFEVSNVGDMDGAEISQLYITPKNPSIKRPALSLQGFSRTELKTGEKAKINFKVSLEQLSFYDNNMDLIIEPGEYEFLIGASSTDIKFRKTIKVNGEKKTLSSKNVFFSEVGKIVEHIE from the coding sequence ATGATGAAAAAATCAATTATCTACTCAATAGGAATCCTCTTGATGATGAGTTGTCAGTATCAAGTGAATGATCAGACTATTTCAACTATCAATAAGAAGAGAACATTAGGAATTACAGCCGAGAGATCAGCGGCAATTGAGAAGAAGGTAGTGGCGATAATGGATAGCATGTCGTTGGAAGTGAAGGTAAAAACGTTGATGGGAGAATCGAGTGATCCATTATTAAAACATGGGGAGGCAATTTCCGGATATAATATTAAAGGAGCAACAACATTGCCACAGCAAATTGGAATTTCTTGTTCTTGGAATCCCGAATTGGTGAAAACAAATACTGGGTACACTTCTAGAATGATGCGTTCGTTGGGAACTACTTTGGCACTTTCGCCCATGTTAGATGTGGCAAGAAATGCGAAGTGGGGAAGAATGGAAGAATCTTTTGGAGAGTCGGAGTACTTAACGGCAAGAATGGGATTGGCTTTTATAGATGGAATGCAGACTAACGACTTATCGAAAGGTGTGGCGACGACAACCAAACACTTTGCAGGTTACGGTGCGAATAACAAAGATGATCGTCAGTTTATAGAGGAAATCTTGATGCCTCATGAGGTAGCGGTGAAAATTGGAAACACACAGTCGTTAATGCCGGGGTATCATTCGTATAAAGATGTTCCTGCACATGCTTCGGAGTTCTTACTTCAGGAGACGTTAAGAAAGAAGTGGGGATTTAAAGGAGTAATTGTTTCGGATTATTTTGCCGTGAAACAAATCTTTACTTCGTACAATTACGCAAAAGATAAAAAAGGCGCCTTGGTGACGGCACTAAAAAATGGTGTCGATTTAGAATTGCCAGCAGGCGATTGCTATAAATTAATTCCTGAAGCATTATCAGAAGGTTTGATTACAATGGAGGAGGTAGACCGCTCAGTAAAACGCATCCTTACATTAAAAGGAAAACTAGGATTATTAGACGGTCCATTATCCATTGATGAAAACGTAGAGTTAGATAGCAAGGAATTTAGAGAAAGAGCTTATATATCGGCCACTCAATCTATTGTATTATTAAAAAATGATGGTATCCTTCCTATTCATCAAGGAGTGAAAAAGATTGCATTGGTTGGTCCAAATGCGGCTTCAGCAGAATCCTTATTAGGCGATTATACTTATCAATCTTTATCGCTTTATTGGAAAAAACAACCTATCGATCCTACCGATCCGCAGTTGATCACTTTAAAAGGTGGATTGGAAAATAGATTAGATAAAGATGTTCAGTTGATGTTTGAAAGAGGATGTGATTGGACAACTTCATCGAAGAATTCGATTGCTAAAGTGAAAAATAATTTAGGTGATGAGAGGGAGAAAAAAGTGGTCGAATTATCTTCTATTCCTACGACTAGAGCCGACTATTTAAAAGCATTGTCTATCGCCCAAGAAAGTGATGTGATTATTGCAGCAATGGGAGAGAACAGGTATTTATGTGGGGAGAGTAGAAGTAGAAAAGATATTCGTTTGGCAGGGGAGCAAGAACAATTTGTGAAAGATCTAATTACCACTGGCAAGCCGGTAGTGTTAATTATATTCGGAGGTCGCCCACACGTATTAAACGAAATTGCAGACGATTGTGCAGCAATTATTCAAGGTTGGTATCCTGGTGAAGAAGGCGGAAATGCCATGGCAGATATCTTATTAGGTAACGTAAATCCATCGGGAAAAATGACGGTGACAGTTCCAAGAACCAACGAACAGTGTCCAATTTATTATGGAGGTGCATACAAGAACAAATCGCCAATGTATTCTTTCGGGCATGGTTTAAGTTATACAAAATTCGATTATCAAAATTTTGCATCAGATAATGCGGTGACTACAAAAGATGAGTGGATAGATTTATCTTTCGAAGTAAGTAATGTGGGTGATATGGATGGAGCTGAGATTTCACAATTGTATATCACTCCAAAAAATCCTTCGATTAAACGTCCTGCCTTATCCTTACAAGGATTTTCTAGAACAGAATTAAAGACAGGTGAAAAAGCAAAAATCAACTTTAAAGTATCTTTAGAGCAGTTAAGCTTCTATGATAACAACATGGATTTAATTATCGAACCTGGAGAGTATGAATTTCTAATAGGTGCATCATCGACTGATATTAAATTCAGAAAGACCATAAAAGTGAACGGAGAAAAGAAAACCCTATCATCTAAGAATGTGTTTTTTAGTGAGGTAGGTAAAATTGTAGAGCATATTGAATAA
- a CDS encoding Kelch repeat-containing protein, translating into MRLIFILLFISTSIFSQNLKGVVYNASNNKPIQNVNVYLKNDLIKATVTSKKGVFKLFTEKNISLSDTICFSHVGYQTESIPLFTLIKSGHRMYLNEVVHELEEVVIERKRNLQSELKFSKVSKLPKGVYNFGSVLVGSKIYISGGDESIFVNTGLQNYQTITEVARYASKAYSWEGYQDVLQIYDIENNTWELIDDKFRKKAYHEAVDINDKLYLLGGKSLSTSKKLEYLENTIEVYNLKTGELQIDYTNPHQAVNFSAVAHHQKIYVMGGSVHRKNNGKKIFTDQGHVLDTKTGYWYELPKMRQPKETTGILIGNKIYVVGGFNGQPLKEIESYNIATEQWESEADLLYGIENPSLAYVDNLLYILDDDSIFIYNIKSKVMSEYRTNLNLRDASITIYEDTLYVYGGYEKEFGDKWFSNSVYKLPLVEFMDTKMAGK; encoded by the coding sequence ATGAGACTAATATTCATCTTACTATTTATTTCTACTTCAATTTTCTCTCAAAATCTAAAAGGAGTAGTTTATAATGCATCAAACAATAAACCTATCCAAAATGTAAATGTCTATTTAAAAAATGACTTGATTAAAGCGACAGTCACTTCTAAAAAAGGAGTTTTTAAGCTTTTTACTGAAAAGAACATTTCTCTATCGGATACTATTTGCTTCTCTCATGTGGGGTATCAAACAGAATCAATTCCGCTTTTTACATTAATTAAAAGTGGCCACAGAATGTATTTAAATGAAGTGGTGCATGAGTTAGAAGAAGTGGTGATTGAAAGGAAACGAAATTTACAGAGCGAATTGAAGTTTTCTAAAGTAAGTAAATTACCCAAAGGGGTGTATAATTTTGGCTCAGTACTAGTGGGCTCAAAGATCTATATCTCAGGAGGTGATGAATCTATTTTTGTCAACACTGGTCTACAGAATTATCAGACGATTACAGAAGTGGCAAGATATGCATCGAAAGCTTACAGCTGGGAGGGGTATCAAGATGTCTTACAAATTTATGATATCGAAAATAACACTTGGGAATTGATAGATGATAAATTTCGAAAGAAAGCCTATCATGAAGCAGTGGACATCAATGATAAATTATACTTGTTAGGAGGGAAGTCTTTATCAACGAGTAAAAAGCTTGAGTATTTAGAAAATACCATAGAAGTCTATAACCTCAAGACAGGTGAATTACAGATAGATTATACCAATCCACATCAAGCGGTTAATTTTTCCGCAGTAGCACACCATCAAAAAATATATGTGATGGGTGGTTCTGTCCATCGAAAAAACAATGGGAAAAAAATCTTTACAGATCAGGGACATGTTTTAGATACCAAAACTGGCTATTGGTATGAACTCCCAAAGATGAGACAACCGAAAGAGACGACCGGTATACTTATCGGTAATAAAATATATGTTGTAGGTGGATTTAATGGGCAACCTCTAAAAGAAATAGAATCGTATAACATTGCTACTGAACAATGGGAAAGTGAAGCCGATTTACTCTATGGCATCGAAAATCCGTCTCTAGCCTATGTAGATAATTTGTTATACATTTTGGACGACGATAGTATATTTATCTATAACATAAAATCAAAAGTGATGAGTGAGTACCGTACAAACCTAAATCTAAGGGATGCGTCTATCACTATTTATGAGGACACCTTATATGTATACGGAGGCTACGAAAAAGAATTTGGAGATAAATGGTTCTCGAACTCTGTATATAAACTTCCTTTGGTGGAGTTTATGGATACTAAAATGGCGGGGAAGTAA
- a CDS encoding DUF805 domain-containing protein, producing the protein MEYFIKAFKNYANFSGRARRSEYWFFLLFHLITIFALFALDAFIMNVLEVGFSPFYLLYFLVSIVPSIALIVRRLHDVGKSGWFYFISFIPLIGPIWLIVLFCTDGEYGNNQYGENPKLA; encoded by the coding sequence ATGGAATATTTTATTAAAGCTTTCAAAAACTACGCTAATTTTTCTGGTCGAGCAAGAAGATCAGAATATTGGTTCTTCCTTCTGTTCCATCTAATTACAATATTTGCATTATTTGCTTTAGATGCTTTTATAATGAATGTACTAGAAGTAGGATTTAGTCCTTTTTACTTGTTATACTTTTTAGTATCAATCGTTCCTTCAATTGCATTAATTGTAAGAAGATTACACGATGTAGGTAAAAGCGGATGGTTCTATTTTATTTCTTTCATCCCACTAATTGGACCAATTTGGTTAATTGTTCTTTTCTGTACAGATGGAGAATACGGAAACAACCAATATGGAGAAAACCCTAAATTGGCATAA
- a CDS encoding YARHG domain-containing protein, with product MKKLLVLPLIIFLFNCESHIKNSDKKVVIEEGTQVEEIPNQDVKETTVTEIHYSTDSLIGFWVGYFLKDDDFDRSVRMGEYDSWNKENKINISIDKIDGDKVIGHSVVAGNDRPFKGTMKKESNGVYAFDVKEPGDHKYDGAFQFKIHLENNQMIGKWRAYKEINIRKRTYNLDKKVFKYNPNHQLNWMTYKDWNKTKNVEKSAEYEDGIIETWMEEAMVQSTHASQEINASTTLLKKEDVENLSKTDLMIIRNTIYARHGYSYKNQPLRVFFDRQPWYIPVHTDIRAHLTDIEKQNIKLLLKYEKNASEYYDTFGRG from the coding sequence ATGAAAAAACTACTAGTACTCCCGCTAATCATCTTCCTTTTCAACTGCGAAAGTCACATCAAAAACTCTGATAAAAAGGTGGTCATAGAAGAGGGAACTCAAGTTGAGGAAATTCCTAATCAAGATGTAAAAGAAACAACAGTAACTGAAATCCATTACTCTACCGATTCTTTAATTGGCTTCTGGGTGGGTTATTTCCTAAAAGACGATGATTTTGATAGAAGCGTTAGAATGGGAGAATATGATTCTTGGAACAAGGAAAACAAAATCAATATTTCAATTGATAAAATTGATGGAGATAAAGTGATTGGACATAGTGTGGTTGCTGGTAATGATCGTCCATTTAAAGGTACCATGAAAAAAGAATCAAATGGTGTCTATGCTTTTGATGTTAAAGAACCGGGTGACCATAAATATGATGGGGCTTTTCAGTTTAAAATTCACCTAGAAAACAATCAAATGATTGGTAAATGGAGAGCTTATAAAGAGATTAATATTAGAAAGAGAACTTATAACTTAGATAAAAAAGTCTTTAAATATAACCCAAATCATCAACTCAATTGGATGACATACAAAGATTGGAATAAAACTAAAAATGTAGAAAAATCTGCAGAATATGAAGACGGGATTATAGAAACTTGGATGGAAGAGGCTATGGTTCAATCCACTCATGCTTCTCAAGAGATCAATGCATCTACTACGCTTCTGAAGAAAGAAGACGTAGAAAATCTCTCAAAAACCGACTTGATGATCATCAGAAATACGATTTATGCTCGACACGGATATTCCTATAAAAATCAGCCTTTAAGAGTGTTCTTTGATAGACAACCTTGGTACATTCCAGTACATACTGATATTCGAGCTCACCTGACGGATATCGAAAAACAGAATATCAAGCTTTTATTGAAGTATGAGAAAAATGCTTCTGAGTATTATGATACTTTTGGTCGAGGATAG
- a CDS encoding DUF4625 domain-containing protein — protein MKKLQLISIALVMSLFACNQEEELSSNLRIAHLEYGKGSTGHGDNQIGYAGVDLHLEAQVEGNYRVSEVILTIESLNGDQSEEYDYSEHHGGILNPNIHEHPIIPAEFDTGEYYLELSVTDEAGEKVVEGGPLQIVPLIVFNNVEISGEILPGEQISIAFQLEGYNILKDLYIVLVDSNNQEVLSNYYDFTAANTHQIDFSDRISIPSDLPEGEYVVKAIASDARQNTVEEIFQF, from the coding sequence ATGAAAAAACTACAACTAATTAGCATTGCTTTGGTTATGAGTCTTTTTGCTTGTAATCAAGAGGAAGAATTATCATCAAATTTACGTATAGCTCATCTTGAGTATGGAAAAGGAAGCACTGGACATGGAGATAATCAAATAGGTTATGCTGGTGTTGATCTACATCTTGAAGCGCAAGTTGAAGGTAATTATCGAGTGTCAGAAGTTATTCTGACCATTGAATCATTGAATGGTGATCAATCAGAGGAATATGATTATTCCGAGCATCATGGAGGGATACTGAATCCAAATATTCATGAACATCCAATCATTCCAGCAGAATTTGATACAGGAGAGTATTATCTTGAGCTATCTGTGACAGATGAAGCAGGAGAAAAAGTGGTTGAAGGTGGACCTTTACAAATCGTCCCTTTAATCGTGTTCAATAACGTGGAAATATCAGGAGAAATTCTTCCTGGCGAACAAATAAGTATTGCCTTTCAATTAGAAGGATATAACATTCTAAAAGATCTTTATATAGTGTTAGTAGATAGTAATAATCAAGAAGTATTATCAAATTACTATGACTTTACTGCTGCAAACACCCATCAAATCGATTTCAGCGACCGTATTTCAATTCCTTCAGATTTACCTGAAGGGGAGTATGTTGTAAAAGCAATTGCATCGGATGCTCGACAGAATACAGTTGAAGAAATATTTCAATTCTAA
- a CDS encoding alpha-L-fucosidase: MKLFKSIPVLFLGIAMSCQQPPSNTELSQDDVIKEDWESISQVNKEPDWYKDAKFGIYTHWGPVSGAFVNMDKNEYLGGWHGMLMYGKKGLPNWKTGEYPKDENGNEVHKPTSNYLHHVEQFGDPKEFGYKYLIENFKPTGFNAEQWAELFKKSGAKFAGPVAMHHDNFAMWDAKTTRWNSVNYGGIDISAELKESVEKRGMKFIGSFHHAFTWKYYVPAHEYGGVDPEDYDLYTEPHGWDSNVPTEAYHKDWWAKLKEYIDVYQPDVIWFDWWLENMDEKYRQKFLAYYYNKAKEWDKEVVVMFKETTFPESTAVRDYERGRPNQPKADAWVTDTSPGTWFYRSNAKFVSTNELVDILIDIVSKNGNMLLNVPPDPDGTIPEPMVNLLTNIGGWLDVNGEAIYGTRPWTIFGEGPTRIPSGGHKIERQKIVYTENDIRFTKKNDNEFYALVMDTPKGDIQIETLSTKFGILNNDIEKITLLGSNEPLKWERNEKGLVIKKPKSFPTDYAHAFKIQCEGYRETDIGGELEQEL; this comes from the coding sequence ATGAAGTTATTTAAATCAATACCGGTTCTATTTTTAGGTATTGCAATGTCTTGTCAACAACCGCCGTCAAATACGGAGTTGTCACAAGATGATGTAATAAAAGAAGATTGGGAATCGATTTCTCAGGTAAACAAAGAACCTGATTGGTACAAAGACGCAAAGTTTGGTATTTACACTCACTGGGGCCCCGTTTCTGGTGCGTTCGTAAATATGGATAAAAACGAATACCTAGGAGGTTGGCACGGCATGTTAATGTACGGGAAAAAAGGCCTGCCGAATTGGAAAACAGGAGAATATCCAAAAGACGAAAATGGAAACGAAGTTCATAAACCAACTTCTAATTACTTACACCATGTTGAGCAGTTTGGTGACCCTAAAGAGTTTGGTTATAAATATCTAATTGAAAACTTTAAACCAACAGGATTTAATGCTGAACAATGGGCGGAGTTATTCAAAAAATCAGGAGCTAAGTTTGCTGGACCTGTAGCCATGCACCACGATAACTTTGCGATGTGGGATGCCAAAACTACAAGATGGAATTCTGTAAACTATGGAGGAATTGATATTTCTGCGGAGTTAAAAGAGTCTGTAGAGAAAAGAGGAATGAAGTTTATTGGTTCTTTCCATCACGCTTTTACTTGGAAATATTATGTTCCTGCTCACGAGTATGGAGGAGTTGATCCAGAAGATTACGATTTATATACAGAACCACACGGATGGGACAGTAATGTTCCTACTGAAGCTTACCATAAAGATTGGTGGGCGAAGCTAAAAGAATATATCGATGTGTATCAGCCAGACGTAATTTGGTTCGACTGGTGGTTAGAGAACATGGACGAGAAATACAGACAAAAATTCTTGGCTTACTATTACAACAAAGCAAAAGAATGGGATAAAGAAGTAGTGGTGATGTTTAAAGAAACTACTTTCCCAGAGTCTACAGCTGTTAGAGATTACGAAAGAGGTCGTCCGAACCAACCAAAAGCAGATGCTTGGGTAACGGATACTTCTCCAGGTACATGGTTCTACAGATCGAATGCGAAGTTTGTATCAACAAATGAATTAGTTGATATCTTAATTGATATTGTATCGAAAAACGGTAACATGTTATTGAACGTTCCACCAGATCCTGACGGTACTATTCCTGAACCAATGGTTAACCTTTTAACCAACATTGGTGGTTGGTTAGACGTAAATGGAGAAGCGATTTACGGAACAAGACCTTGGACAATTTTTGGTGAAGGACCAACTAGAATTCCTTCAGGTGGACACAAGATCGAAAGACAAAAAATTGTTTATACAGAAAACGATATTCGTTTTACTAAAAAGAACGATAATGAGTTTTATGCTTTAGTAATGGATACTCCTAAAGGTGATATTCAAATTGAAACATTGAGCACTAAGTTTGGCATCTTGAACAATGATATCGAGAAGATTACTTTACTTGGTAGTAATGAGCCATTGAAGTGGGAGAGAAATGAAAAAGGTTTAGTGATCAAAAAGCCGAAGTCATTCCCTACAGATTATGCTCACGCGTTTAAAATTCAATGTGAAGGTTACAGAGAAACTGATATCGGTGGAGAACTAGAACAAGAATTATAA